From Watersipora subatra chromosome 8, tzWatSuba1.1, whole genome shotgun sequence, a single genomic window includes:
- the LOC137402110 gene encoding uncharacterized protein codes for MNSMALITSCLLLAGCVSFVRTESCYVCYSHLNEGCLDSKYALGESDQVTCDYSNSSITSGGCSKLKAVGRIAGFKFESVNRTCGVLADNSICAHRDWYDFEDPAQQITNTKVWHCSCEGDNCNASYKATSCLALTVLLSAGTLMRKYLL; via the exons ATGAACTCTATGGCGTTGATAACATCTTGTCTTCTACTAGCAG GTTGTGTTAGCTTTGTACGAACGGAATCCTGCTACGTGTGCTACTCTCATCTCAATGAAGGATGCCTTGACAGCAAGTATGCTCTTGGTGAGAGTGACCAGGTGACATGTGATTATTCAAACAGCAGCATTACGAGTGGAGGCTGCTCTAAGTTAAAGGCTGTTGGAAGGATTGCTGGATTCAAGTTCGAGTCAG TGAACAGAACATGTGGTGTCTTGGCTGACAACTCCATCTGTGCCCATCGCGACTGGTACGACTTCGAAGATCCTGCCCAACAGATTACCAATACTAAGGTCTGGCATTGCTCATGCGAGGGAGACAACTGCAACGCTTCCTACAAGGCAACATCATGTTTAGCCCTCACTGTACTGCTTTCAGCTG
- the LOC137402142 gene encoding uncharacterized protein — translation MNAAALVACCLLLAGCVSMAAAESCYFCYSATNAFCTDKDYGLDTSEQVECEYGNDTIKSKEGCSKSKAVGKFFGFDFEEVNRTCGQIYTNVICAHKDYFPLEAPQYGLTDTKVWECSCKGNNCNSSIMTTPSFMVETFFLLCCMMAKKYMYM, via the exons ATGAACGCAGCTGCTTTGGTGGCATGTTGCCTTTTGCTAGCCG GTTGCGTCAGCATGGCGGCAGCAGAATCCTGTTACTTCTGCTACTCCGCGACCAACGCTTTTTGCACGGATAAAGACTATGGACTCGATACAAGTGAACAGGTTGAGTGCGAATATggaaatgatacaattaaaagtaaAGAGGGCTGTTCAAAATCAAAGGCTGTTGGAAAGTTTTTTGGATTTGATTTTGAGGAAG TAAACAGAACCTGTGGCCAAATCTACACTAACGTCATCTGCGCCCACAAAGACTACTTCCCGCTAGAAGCGCCGCAGTATGGTCTCACCGATACCAAGGTCTGGGAGTGTTCCTGCAAAGGAAACAACTGCAACTCTTCAATTATGACTACTCCTTCCTTCATGGTTGAAACTTTTTTTCTGCTCT GTTGCATGATGGCAAagaagtatatgtacatgtag